The nucleotide window CATCATGGGAACAGACCAACGGCCAGAGCGCCGGCTTCTGCACACAGCTGTGTAGGGCCACTGCGGCGAGTACCTGGACAACCAAGACCTGTGGAGGACGATTAGTAGTGAGCGTAATGACCGAGACCAGGATGGCCGCCGAGACGCACGCGGTCTCCGCCGGGCACCTGATCGTTGCCCAACTGGAGGTCGCCGGCGTCCGCCGGGTCTATGGGGTGCCGGGGGAGAGCTTCCTGGACGTCCTCGACGGGCTGCACGATTCGTCCATCAACACCGTGGTCACCCGGCATGAGGGCGGCGCCGGATTTATGGCCGTCGCGGAGGGCCGTCTGACGGACCTGCCGGGCGTGGCCATGGTGACCCGCGGACCGGGGGCCGCCAACGCTCTGATCGCTGTGCATACCGCGTACCAGGACGCCACCCCGATGATCCTCTTCGTCGGGCTGATCCCGGTGGCGGACCGCGGCCGCCAAGCGTTCCAGGAGTTCGACATCACCGCCTGGTTCGGCAGCACCGCCAAGAAGGTGGTGGTCCTCGACGACGCAGCCTCGGCCGCCGCTGTCGTCGGTGACGCCATCCACACTTCCCTCAGCGGACGGCCCGGGCCGGTGGTGATCGGCCTGCCCGAGGATGTGCTGACCCATGCCGTGCAGCGCGGCGCCCCGGTTGTTCCGCGTGCCCTGGCCAGGACTGCTCCCGCTCCAGCGGATCTGGAAGCACTGGGCCGCTTTGCCCAGGCGCAGCGGCCGCTGATCGTGGTTGGCGGGGAGGGCTGGACGCAGGAGTCAGGCGAAGCTCTGGCCCGCTGGGCCGCAGCGCACGGCGTGCCGGTCGCCGCGGACTGGCGCGCCTATGACGCCGTGCCGCACGTGCTGGACGGCGGCAACTCCTACATCGGCTACCTCGGTTATGCCCGCAGCGACGCCAACGCGCGCCGGCTCGACGAGGCTGACCTGCTGGTGCTGGTCGGCTGCCCGCGCGGCGACGTGCTCAGCGACGGCTACAGCCGCGGCCTCTCCGCCGATACCGTGCTGGTCATGCCCGGCGATACGCTGGGCCACCACGGCCGGCTGGACCAGCACATCGTCGCGGACGTGACCGCCTTCAGCCTGGCGCTCGCCGTCCGGAACTACACCACGGCGCCGCAGCCCAACTGGCTTGCGGACGCCCGTGCCGACTACGAAAGCTACTCCACGCCACGGCCCGTCGGCGGGATCGGCGTCGACATGGGCGTGTGCATGGAAATCCTCCGCGCCGAACTGGAGCAGGACGCCGTCATCACGTACGGTGCCGGCAACCACGCCCTGTGGCCGGGACGCTACCTGCAGCACACCGCCGCCAACTCGCTGGCCGCGCCGCGCAACGGCGCCATGGGCATGGGGATTCCCGCAGCCGTGGCCGCCAGCCTGATCTTCCCCGAACGCCAGGTGGTCTCGGTTGCCGGCGACG belongs to Arthrobacter crystallopoietes and includes:
- a CDS encoding thiamine pyrophosphate-dependent enzyme encodes the protein MTETRMAAETHAVSAGHLIVAQLEVAGVRRVYGVPGESFLDVLDGLHDSSINTVVTRHEGGAGFMAVAEGRLTDLPGVAMVTRGPGAANALIAVHTAYQDATPMILFVGLIPVADRGRQAFQEFDITAWFGSTAKKVVVLDDAASAAAVVGDAIHTSLSGRPGPVVIGLPEDVLTHAVQRGAPVVPRALARTAPAPADLEALGRFAQAQRPLIVVGGEGWTQESGEALARWAAAHGVPVAADWRAYDAVPHVLDGGNSYIGYLGYARSDANARRLDEADLLVLVGCPRGDVLSDGYSRGLSADTVLVMPGDTLGHHGRLDQHIVADVTAFSLALAVRNYTTAPQPNWLADARADYESYSTPRPVGGIGVDMGVCMEILRAELEQDAVITYGAGNHALWPGRYLQHTAANSLAAPRNGAMGMGIPAAVAASLIFPERQVVSVAGDGCFMMNGQEIATAVGYGGRFIAIVVDNQCFATIREHQEREYPGRPSGTHLTNPDFAAWAETYGGHGERVERTEDFQAAFRRAVSSGKPAVLHVLQDPATRAPRTDS